The Falco naumanni isolate bFalNau1 chromosome 1, bFalNau1.pat, whole genome shotgun sequence genome window below encodes:
- the LOC121092518 gene encoding somatomedin-B and thrombospondin type-1 domain-containing protein-like isoform X2: MWGLLLSGGWLLATSYLVGATGSCRHRCCPGRNNACWAPGARRAHCYCDSYCVRTGDCCEDYHATCRHAAVGCTVGPWGPWSGCSSPCGVGSKARSRQVTVPPRHGGEPCPDLKQRRGCLGEHPTCGTAKEVAKILPDSFSRDFRDPWRRAGRLLLEEPSGYCGYFRLTQVGPLCRGRAWSRRLRRDKQVCVKCRGGTSHRRPHCVGHGLQGARTFWVAASVVGCQGSWVQEGLRQGCACPPPALIFV, encoded by the exons ATGTGGGGCTTGCTGCTCAGtgggggctggctgctggccaccagctaCCTGGTGGGTGCCACGGGCAGCTGCCGGCACCGGTGCTGCCCGGGCAGGAACAATGCCTGCTGGGCACCGGGAGCCCGCCGGGCTCACTGCTACTGCGACTCGTATTGCGTGAGGACAGGCGACTGCTGCGAGGACTACCATGCCACCTGCCGCCATGCCG CGGTGGGCTGCACGGTGGGGCCCTGGGGGCCCTGGAGCGGGTGCAGCTCCCCGTGCGGGGTTGGCAGCAAGGCCCGCAGCCGCCAGGTCACCGTCCCACCCCGGCACGGAGGGGAGCCCTGTCCAGACCTCAAGCAGCGCCGTGGCTGCCTGGGGGAGCACCCGACCTGTGGGACGGCCAAAG AGGTGGCCAAGATACTACCTGACTCCTTCAGTCGGGACTTCAGGGATCCCTGGCGAAGGGCTGggcggctgctgctggaggagccatCGGG ctacTGTGGCTATTTTCGCCTGACACAGGTGGGCCCCCTGTGCCGTGGGCGGGCCTGGAGCCGCCGCCTGCGCCGGGACAAGCAGGTGTGTGTCAAGTGCCGGGGGGGCACGTCCCACCGCCGGCCCCACTGCGTCGGGCACGGGCTGCAAGGAGCCAG GACGTTTTGGGTGGCCGCCTCAGTGGTGGGGTGCCAGGGCTCGTGGGTGCAGGAGGGGCTgcggcagggctgtgcctgccccCCACCGGCTCTCATCTTTGTGTAG
- the LOC121092518 gene encoding SCO-spondin-like isoform X1: MPLMLSFPSIPPARPAAVGCTVGPWGPWSGCSSPCGVGSKARSRQVTVPPRHGGEPCPDLKQRRGCLGEHPTCGTAKEVAKILPDSFSRDFRDPWRRAGRLLLEEPSGWAPCAVGGPGAAACAGTSRCVSSAGGARPTAGPTASGTGCKEPGRFGWPPQWWGARARGCRRGCGRAVPAPHRLSSLCSPPPGRLAAHPWS, translated from the exons ATGCCACTGAtgctctcctttccctccaTCCCACCTGCTCGGCCAGCAGCGGTGGGCTGCACGGTGGGGCCCTGGGGGCCCTGGAGCGGGTGCAGCTCCCCGTGCGGGGTTGGCAGCAAGGCCCGCAGCCGCCAGGTCACCGTCCCACCCCGGCACGGAGGGGAGCCCTGTCCAGACCTCAAGCAGCGCCGTGGCTGCCTGGGGGAGCACCCGACCTGTGGGACGGCCAAAG AGGTGGCCAAGATACTACCTGACTCCTTCAGTCGGGACTTCAGGGATCCCTGGCGAAGGGCTGggcggctgctgctggaggagccatCGGG GTGGGCCCCCTGTGCCGTGGGCGGGCCTGGAGCCGCCGCCTGCGCCGGGACAAGCAGGTGTGTGTCAAGTGCCGGGGGGGCACGTCCCACCGCCGGCCCCACTGCGTCGGGCACGGGCTGCAAGGAGCCAG GACGTTTTGGGTGGCCGCCTCAGTGGTGGGGTGCCAGGGCTCGTGGGTGCAGGAGGGGCTgcggcagggctgtgcctgccccCCACCGGCTCTCATCTTTGTGTAGCCCCCCCCCAGGAAG GCTCGCTGCTCACCCTTGGAGCTGA